The sequence below is a genomic window from Candidatus Methylomirabilis sp..
GGGCGAGACGCCCGGAACCTCCGCTGGACCATGCGCCGGTTCGCGCACTAGGGAGGCCGCCATGCTGATGCACCCGGCGAAACCGCCGGACCTCGACGACGTCGAGCGGCAGCTCACCCTCCTGGCCCTCGGCCTCCGGGCCCTGACCAACGCGGACGAGGGGCAGCCGGAGCCCGAGGAGCTCGGGGCGCTGTGGCTCCTCGCGCTGGAGGCGCGGAATACGGTGCGGCTGCTGTTGACGCCGGGCCAGGATATCGAGAAACCGAACGGGGGGAAGACGTGACGCTGGCCGGCTTCCGCAGCCTCCTCTACATGCTCGCCCGCCTCCTCGGGGACATGAGCGCCGTCCTGCGGGGCCGCGTCGGCCAGCGGGTGGCGCGGCGCATAGTGGGGAAGTGGACGGGGCGGGGACTGGGAAGGATCTTTCGTGGGAGGTGAGGGATGAGCTCAGCCGAAATTCCCGATAGCGTCCCGGCCGACCCGAGCATCCGCACAGAGGAATGGCTCCGCTCTCACATACCGAAGGGCTTGTTCACTCTGCGCCTGCGGGAGCGCGATGGGATTCCCTTCTTAGTGCTGGATGGTGGCGAGGATCTTTTCCTCCCGTTGAGTCGCGGGCCACAGAACTACTTGCTTGGGGCATACATTGCCTTCAAGCTGATGAAAAACGAAGTCAGACCAGCGACCGAGGAAGCGGCGATAGAACTTGAGGCGATGGATGGAGAGCGTGTCGGTTCCGCCCTCGTGCGGAACAAGGTGTATCAGGGAGTCCAGACCTTCGCCGTGGATTTGTACGATCTGGCCGGGGTGCAGGTCGGTAGCTTTGATCCCGGGGTGGAACCAGAGGGCACGGGGGACGAGGAGGAGGACTGAGCGATGGCGAGCATCCACAAACGCGAGGGACGGCCGAAACCCTTCTTCGTCTTCTGGCGGGAGCCCGGGACCAAGCGGCTCCGCCGGCAGGCCTTCGCCACGCGCCGGGAGGCGGAGGACTACCGCGATGCCGTCAGTCAGGACCTCCGGCGGGGGATCTACGTCTCGCCGAAGCCTGTCCCCTTCGGCGAGTGGGCGGACGGGTGGCTCGAGCGGCGCCGCCCGGCGGTCAGCCCGAACACGGCGGCGCACTATGAATGGGCAATCGCGCGCCTGAAGGCGGCCTTCGGGCCGACGCCGATGCAGAACCTCCGGGCGGAGCAGATCGAGTCCTGGCAGGCGCAGCTCCTGCGGGAAGGGACGCTCGGCCGCCGGAGCGTGCAGCATCTCCGAGTCGCCCTCGGCACCATCCTGGCGGACGCGCGGAGGAAGAAGGTCCTCTACGCGAACCCGCTGGAGGCGGTGGAGCGGTTCAAGGTCCCGAGGCGCGAGCTCCGCTGCCTGACGGTGGAGCAGCTCGGGGCCCTCTGTGAGCAGGCGGGCCGCCTCTACGGGATCCTGTTCCTCACCCAGGCCCTCTGCGGGCTGCGGACTGGCGAAGTCCTCGGCCTCCGGTGGGCCGACCTGGACCTCGCTGGCGGCCGTCTCTTCGTCCGCCGGCAGGTGGTCTGGCGCCGGAAGCAGGACTGCACGGCCGGGGAGCCGCGGTGGGCGTTCGCGGAACCGAAGTCCGAGGCGGGGAGGCGCGTGGTCGAGGTCCCGCCGGTCCTCGCCCCCTTCCTCGCAGCGCACCGCGCGCGGCAGAACGGGGCGGCCACACCGGAGGGCCTGGTCTTCTGCACGAGGCAGGGGACGCCCCTCGAGGGTCGGAACGTCCGCCGCCGGCACTTCCAGCCCGCCTTGAAGGCTCTGGGCCTCTCGGGGATCCGGCCGCACGACTTCCGGCGGACCTTCATCGCGCTCCACGTCGAGGCGGGCACGCACCCGAAGCTCGTCCAGGAGCGAGTCGGCCACAGCGACGTCCGGATGACCATGGACACCTACGCGGAGCTGGCGGGGAAGATGGCCTTGCCCGCGGAGCAGGCCTCCCGGTTCAACGGCCTCGCGGCGAAGGCGCTGGCCGATCCTGGGGAACATTTGGGGAACATGAGAACCTGAAACAGGCTAGAATGAGCCGAAGCATCCTGCAACGTGAGGGGGCCTAAGTACCGGAGAACATGGGCCACCCCGCACGAGGCCGAAACAGCCTGAAAGACCTGGCTTCGATTCGGGACCAAGGGGTCGCTGGTTCAAATCCAGTCGCCCCGACCATCTCCCATCCCGAGAACAAAGGCCCCGGGGGAAAGCCCGCCGGGGTCTTTGGCTTTGTGAGGGGGTTCTGGGAAATATTGTGGAAACCATCAGCCCTGCGCGGGGGGCGCCTGCCGGGGTGTAGGGTAGGGGGCGCTGGTTTGGGATCATGAGAGCAGGTGCTGCTGGAGTGCATCGGGTCCGGGGGCTCCCATAGTCCTCTTGGCATGGGCTCCTAGAAAAGCCCAGACCGAGCAGGATGTATCAGGCCATCTGCTGGTACGTGGAGGGTTGGCTGCCTGAGCCGGGGGCGATCGGGCAGCTTGAGGCGCCTCACCTGGAGATGCGAGGGGAAAAGGAGGCCAAGCCATGGTCGGCGACGCGCACAAGGGGGCACGCCCCACAGACTGGTCGTGGGAAGATGTGGCAGACCGACTCCGGAAGGCCGTT
It includes:
- a CDS encoding tyrosine-type recombinase/integrase, which gives rise to MASIHKREGRPKPFFVFWREPGTKRLRRQAFATRREAEDYRDAVSQDLRRGIYVSPKPVPFGEWADGWLERRRPAVSPNTAAHYEWAIARLKAAFGPTPMQNLRAEQIESWQAQLLREGTLGRRSVQHLRVALGTILADARRKKVLYANPLEAVERFKVPRRELRCLTVEQLGALCEQAGRLYGILFLTQALCGLRTGEVLGLRWADLDLAGGRLFVRRQVVWRRKQDCTAGEPRWAFAEPKSEAGRRVVEVPPVLAPFLAAHRARQNGAATPEGLVFCTRQGTPLEGRNVRRRHFQPALKALGLSGIRPHDFRRTFIALHVEAGTHPKLVQERVGHSDVRMTMDTYAELAGKMALPAEQASRFNGLAAKALADPGEHLGNMRT